In Marivirga salinae, a single window of DNA contains:
- the asnB gene encoding asparagine synthase (glutamine-hydrolyzing), which produces MCGIAGFWSRNGALEKDKFDSALYLMNHRGPDERHSICTSNTNLGTQRLKIIGIDGGQQPVGDDSGHYLVFNGAIYNYPEIATSLNSPSQSDTEILFQLILKQGIHKALETIRGMFAFAFYEEKEDSFLLVRDRMGQKPLYYYQNSNFLLFASELKSLKKLMQLNDIAVEINENAIYHYLCFSNIPEPETIYQNVFTVPPAHCLKYQNGKLNIFPYWEHQYLPKEKISFTEAKEKTQQTIEESVKIRLRADVSKGLFLSGGWDSSIIAYEASKHEQNLKAFTVEYPFQTTQNESQIAKETAHRLGLNHEIIKIDKSPLALLGKSICTFDQPLADSSALPNLAIAESASYHVKLMLNGDGGDELFGGYRRYFTAKNIKKLTFTKHLKNILPTGERRTKLGFLNRISRIASLSSSERYLLYTTDMFQDADISNFWNRPNEIQNLSFEIINQHFDSKLSDLDQLMHWDRNFNLLSGILVKMDRASMAYSIEARSPFLDHKLFEISNQLPNSFKISGFNRKHILKSIYADKLPKSVTQAPKTSFEAPIGNWLKHDFNELLKDLLFNPQAKIYNYVNYTEIMLLMKGVKYQERNTDYMIYALLVLEMWLQEND; this is translated from the coding sequence ATGTGTGGGATAGCCGGGTTTTGGTCAAGAAATGGAGCTTTAGAAAAGGATAAATTTGACAGCGCCCTCTATTTAATGAACCACCGCGGACCGGATGAGCGCCACTCAATATGCACATCCAACACAAACCTTGGTACTCAAAGGTTAAAAATTATTGGAATTGATGGCGGACAGCAACCTGTCGGTGATGATTCAGGACATTATCTAGTCTTTAATGGTGCTATTTATAATTATCCTGAAATTGCCACATCGCTCAACTCTCCATCACAATCGGATACTGAAATCCTTTTTCAACTCATCTTAAAACAAGGAATTCATAAAGCTTTAGAAACTATCAGAGGAATGTTTGCCTTTGCCTTTTATGAAGAAAAGGAAGACAGCTTTCTGCTAGTAAGGGATAGAATGGGGCAAAAACCTTTATATTATTATCAAAACTCCAATTTTCTCCTTTTTGCATCTGAGCTAAAAAGCTTGAAAAAGCTAATGCAATTGAATGATATTGCCGTTGAGATTAATGAAAATGCGATTTATCATTATTTATGCTTTTCCAATATCCCAGAACCTGAAACTATCTATCAAAATGTTTTTACAGTGCCTCCAGCACATTGCTTAAAATATCAAAATGGTAAATTAAATATTTTCCCTTATTGGGAACATCAATACTTGCCAAAAGAGAAAATCTCATTTACTGAAGCAAAAGAAAAAACCCAACAAACCATAGAAGAATCTGTCAAAATTAGATTAAGAGCAGATGTATCCAAAGGATTGTTTTTATCAGGTGGATGGGATAGCTCCATTATTGCTTATGAAGCTTCCAAACATGAGCAAAATCTGAAGGCATTTACAGTGGAATATCCTTTTCAAACCACTCAAAATGAAAGCCAAATTGCCAAAGAGACTGCTCATCGATTGGGCTTAAATCATGAAATCATCAAAATTGATAAAAGCCCTTTAGCTTTATTGGGGAAATCAATCTGCACTTTTGATCAGCCTTTAGCCGATAGTAGTGCACTTCCGAATTTAGCAATTGCTGAATCAGCTTCTTACCACGTTAAATTAATGCTAAATGGAGATGGTGGTGATGAACTTTTTGGAGGCTATAGAAGGTACTTTACTGCTAAAAATATTAAGAAATTAACTTTCACAAAACATCTGAAAAACATACTTCCAACTGGGGAAAGACGAACAAAATTGGGGTTTCTGAACCGGATTTCAAGAATTGCATCATTATCTTCATCCGAAAGGTATTTGCTATACACAACAGATATGTTTCAGGATGCTGATATTTCAAATTTTTGGAACAGACCGAATGAAATTCAAAACTTATCATTTGAAATCATAAATCAACATTTTGACTCAAAGCTTTCAGACCTTGATCAGCTCATGCATTGGGACAGAAATTTCAACCTTCTTTCGGGTATTTTAGTAAAAATGGATAGAGCAAGTATGGCTTATTCAATTGAGGCTCGTTCTCCATTTTTAGACCATAAATTATTTGAAATCAGTAATCAGTTGCCTAACTCATTCAAAATTTCTGGTTTCAATAGAAAGCATATATTAAAGTCTATATATGCCGATAAACTTCCTAAATCCGTAACCCAAGCACCAAAGACTTCATTTGAAGCACCAATAGGAAATTGGCTAAAGCATGATTTTAATGAGTTGTTGAAAGATTTGCTTTTCAATCCCCAAGCAAAAATTTACAACTATGTGAATTATACCGAAATCATGCTGCTGATGAAGGGTGTAAAATATCAGGAAAGGAATACGGATTATATGATTTATGCATTGCTAGTTCTAGAAATGTGGCTGCAAGAGAACGACTAA
- a CDS encoding NUDIX hydrolase produces the protein MSEFHYNPHISVDCVVFGFDDEKINILLIKRKQEGENVYALPGDLVQKGEDLDVAANRVLYELTSMENLYLEQFKTFGSPDRTSDPVDVEWIKSVREHPEARVITVAYNSLVKTQDFDYRPSSFAEEVLWHPIEKPQKLGFDHNEIANTGWAMLREKIKREPIIAFSLLPEKFTLRQLQTLYEALVGQKLDKRNFRKRMLRNRFLVAMNEKETGVSHKPAQYYRFDDAIYKEDFAKDQWFLF, from the coding sequence ATGTCAGAATTCCATTACAATCCGCATATATCGGTCGACTGTGTCGTTTTTGGCTTTGATGATGAAAAGATCAATATTTTATTGATAAAGAGAAAGCAAGAAGGTGAAAATGTTTATGCACTGCCTGGAGATTTAGTACAGAAAGGAGAAGATTTAGATGTAGCCGCTAATCGTGTTCTTTATGAACTTACAAGCATGGAGAATTTATACTTAGAGCAATTTAAAACTTTTGGCTCACCAGATCGAACCTCTGATCCTGTTGATGTAGAATGGATTAAATCAGTTAGGGAACACCCAGAAGCCAGAGTGATCACTGTTGCCTACAACTCTTTAGTGAAAACTCAAGATTTTGATTATAGACCTTCATCATTTGCAGAGGAAGTTTTATGGCATCCTATAGAAAAACCACAGAAATTAGGTTTTGACCATAATGAAATAGCGAATACAGGCTGGGCAATGTTAAGGGAAAAAATTAAGAGAGAACCTATTATTGCATTTTCCTTATTGCCTGAAAAATTTACTCTAAGGCAATTACAAACGCTTTATGAAGCTTTAGTCGGTCAAAAACTTGATAAAAGAAATTTTAGGAAACGAATGCTTAGAAATAGATTTTTAGTTGCTATGAATGAAAAAGAAACGGGTGTTTCTCATAAACCTGCCCAATATTATCGCTTTGATGACGCCATTTACAAAGAGGATTTTGCAAAAGATCAGTGGTTTTTATTTTGA
- a CDS encoding flavin reductase family protein — protein sequence MSYKEVDPKSIKTPELHGLLLGAIAPRPIAFASTIDKEGKVNLSPFSFFNVFGANPPILIFSPARRGRNNTTKHSYENVKEVAEVVINIANYPMVEQMSLASTEYDKGINEFVKAGFTEAKSTKVKPPRVAESPVAFECKVNQVIETGEDGGAGNLVICEVIHIHVDEEILDEDGKIDPFKLDPIGRLGGNWYSRSKKALFEVEKPLQKLGIGVDALPEEIKNSNVLTGNDLGKLGNVEKIPEASELEGLLISVSCDNNKEDQHRLAHQLLEDNKVMEAWKVLLKF from the coding sequence ATGAGTTATAAAGAAGTAGATCCAAAATCCATCAAAACACCAGAATTGCATGGTTTATTATTGGGAGCAATAGCACCCAGACCCATTGCTTTTGCTAGTACTATTGATAAAGAAGGAAAAGTGAATTTAAGTCCATTTAGCTTCTTTAATGTATTTGGCGCTAATCCACCCATCTTAATTTTTTCACCTGCCCGAAGAGGTAGAAACAACACCACAAAGCATTCATATGAAAATGTGAAAGAAGTGGCTGAAGTGGTCATCAATATTGCAAATTATCCAATGGTAGAGCAAATGTCACTGGCATCTACGGAATATGACAAGGGTATTAACGAATTTGTGAAAGCAGGATTTACTGAAGCAAAATCAACCAAAGTGAAACCGCCAAGAGTTGCCGAGTCACCTGTGGCATTTGAATGCAAAGTAAACCAAGTGATTGAAACCGGAGAAGATGGAGGTGCAGGAAATTTGGTCATTTGTGAAGTGATTCACATCCATGTGGATGAAGAAATTTTAGATGAAGATGGAAAAATTGATCCTTTCAAATTAGATCCTATTGGCCGATTAGGAGGCAACTGGTACAGTCGTTCTAAGAAAGCATTATTTGAAGTAGAGAAACCTTTGCAAAAACTGGGGATTGGGGTGGATGCCTTACCAGAAGAGATTAAAAATAGTAATGTTTTAACAGGGAATGACTTAGGGAAACTTGGGAATGTTGAGAAGATCCCCGAAGCTTCAGAATTAGAAGGCCTATTAATTTCCGTTAGCTGCGATAATAATAAAGAAGATCAACATAGGTTAGCTCATCAATTACTTGAAGACAATAAAGTGATGGAAGCTTGGAAAGTATTGTTGAAATTTTAA
- a CDS encoding acyl-CoA thioesterase — translation MKAKSAENSRTTITELMIPSYANFGGKIHGGILLSLMDKVAYATATKHSGAYCVTVSVDNVDFLQPVEVGELVSMMASVNYVGNSSMIIGIKVIAENVKSGLVKHTNTSYFTMVAKNEDGSLMTVPSLILNSKDDVRRFAEAVKRKQLRKGYQEQMEAEKSAFTFEKQKELIDGQRCEVHIKEER, via the coding sequence ATGAAAGCAAAATCTGCCGAAAATTCTAGAACAACTATTACCGAATTAATGATTCCATCTTATGCTAATTTTGGAGGTAAAATTCACGGAGGAATCCTTCTTTCTTTAATGGATAAGGTGGCTTATGCAACGGCTACCAAGCACAGTGGAGCTTATTGCGTAACGGTTTCGGTTGATAATGTAGATTTCCTCCAACCTGTGGAGGTAGGTGAGCTGGTTTCCATGATGGCCTCGGTAAATTATGTAGGAAATTCCAGTATGATTATCGGTATAAAAGTAATAGCTGAGAATGTGAAGTCAGGTTTGGTAAAGCATACTAATACCAGCTATTTCACTATGGTAGCTAAAAATGAAGATGGTAGTTTGATGACCGTTCCTTCTTTGATTTTAAACTCAAAAGATGATGTGAGAAGATTTGCTGAGGCTGTAAAAAGAAAGCAATTAAGAAAAGGATATCAGGAACAAATGGAAGCTGAAAAATCGGCTTTTACTTTTGAGAAACAGAAAGAATTAATTGATGGTCAGCGATGTGAAGTTCATATAAAAGAAGAAAGGTAA
- a CDS encoding BadF/BadG/BcrA/BcrD ATPase family protein, with amino-acid sequence MILIGTSGSTKCDWQLVDANKTLLKKSTKGMNPFFMDDVAISDVVKSLGSEIIDHKSEIEVVYYFGAGCSSKHFASMVERGLSMVFNKSHMYVKEDIVAAAFATFNGEPSITALMGTGSNACHFDGDIVRQEVSGMDFILGDEGSRSHFGKMLLSKFLKKQLPAEIAHDLEQEFRLDKEEILLNVYIKPYANVYLSSFSQFIQERIDNPYLKEMVKQSITDFVDIYICSIKNYENLPVHFVGSVPYFFEGIVNEVVEERNLTKGIFIEEPIDLLVGYLIKKHYKN; translated from the coding sequence ATGATACTAATAGGTACCAGCGGTTCCACTAAATGTGATTGGCAATTAGTAGATGCCAATAAAACTTTACTCAAAAAAAGTACGAAAGGGATGAATCCTTTCTTTATGGACGATGTAGCCATTAGCGATGTGGTGAAATCACTGGGATCAGAAATTATTGATCATAAATCAGAGATAGAAGTAGTCTATTATTTTGGTGCAGGATGTTCCAGCAAACATTTTGCTTCTATGGTGGAAAGAGGATTGTCTATGGTCTTCAATAAATCGCATATGTATGTGAAGGAAGATATTGTGGCAGCGGCTTTTGCAACTTTTAATGGCGAGCCTTCCATTACCGCTTTGATGGGAACAGGTTCAAATGCTTGCCATTTTGATGGAGATATCGTTCGTCAGGAGGTGAGTGGAATGGATTTCATTTTGGGTGACGAAGGAAGTAGAAGTCATTTTGGAAAAATGCTGTTAAGTAAATTTTTGAAGAAACAATTACCAGCTGAAATCGCTCATGATTTAGAGCAAGAATTTCGATTGGATAAGGAAGAAATATTGTTGAATGTTTATATTAAACCTTATGCCAACGTTTATTTAAGCAGTTTTAGCCAGTTCATACAAGAACGAATAGACAATCCTTACCTTAAAGAAATGGTAAAGCAAAGCATTACAGACTTTGTTGATATTTATATTTGTAGTATAAAAAATTACGAAAACCTACCTGTTCATTTTGTAGGCTCTGTTCCTTACTTTTTTGAAGGAATTGTGAATGAGGTAGTAGAAGAACGTAATTTAACCAAAGGAATATTTATAGAAGAACCTATAGACTTACTAGTAGGTTATTTAATTAAGAAACATTATAAAAATTAA
- the pfkA gene encoding 6-phosphofructokinase, with the protein MNRIGVFTSGGDAPGMNAAIRAVVRAGIFYNKEIVGIYRGYEGMIEGDFEEMDVRSVANILQRGGTMLKSARSKEFRTPEGRKKAFEQLQKHNIDALIGIGGDGSFTGMHHLYLEHGIPYICIPGTIDNDIPGTDYTIGYDTATNTAVEAIDKIRDTALSHNRLFFIEVMGRDSGYIAINSGIAGGAVSIIIPEEETSIDELVEKLNRGGEKNKTSSLVVVAEGGKSGSAMEIARKVNEKSSYFDTKVTILGHLQRGGSPTYFDRVLASKMGVAAVEGLDQGKTDSMVGISHHEIIFNKFDDIMNQPKDIHKDDLRIAKILSI; encoded by the coding sequence ATGAATCGAATAGGTGTTTTTACTTCTGGAGGTGATGCTCCTGGAATGAATGCCGCTATACGTGCAGTAGTAAGAGCAGGTATTTTTTATAATAAAGAGATAGTAGGAATATACCGCGGATATGAAGGGATGATTGAAGGTGATTTTGAGGAAATGGACGTTCGCTCGGTAGCCAATATACTCCAGAGGGGAGGTACCATGTTGAAATCAGCAAGATCAAAAGAATTTAGAACTCCTGAAGGAAGAAAGAAAGCTTTTGAGCAATTGCAAAAGCACAACATCGATGCATTAATTGGAATTGGTGGTGATGGCTCTTTCACAGGTATGCATCATTTGTATTTAGAACATGGGATACCTTATATCTGTATTCCAGGCACCATTGATAACGATATTCCGGGCACAGATTATACTATTGGATATGATACAGCCACTAATACGGCAGTGGAAGCGATTGATAAAATTAGAGATACCGCATTGTCCCATAACCGTTTGTTTTTCATTGAAGTAATGGGAAGAGATTCAGGTTATATTGCGATAAACAGTGGTATAGCTGGCGGAGCTGTTTCAATTATTATTCCTGAGGAAGAAACTTCTATCGATGAATTGGTTGAAAAATTGAATAGGGGAGGCGAAAAGAATAAAACATCAAGTTTGGTGGTTGTGGCAGAAGGAGGAAAGTCAGGTTCAGCCATGGAAATTGCTCGAAAAGTGAATGAAAAATCTTCTTATTTTGACACAAAAGTGACTATATTAGGTCATCTTCAAAGAGGAGGAAGCCCTACTTATTTTGATAGGGTATTGGCCAGTAAAATGGGAGTAGCAGCAGTCGAAGGTTTGGATCAGGGGAAAACTGACAGTATGGTAGGGATTAGCCACCATGAAATTATTTTCAATAAATTTGATGATATTATGAATCAGCCTAAAGACATTCATAAAGATGATTTACGAATTGCTAAAATTTTATCAATATAA